From Macaca fascicularis isolate 582-1 chromosome 14, T2T-MFA8v1.1, a single genomic window includes:
- the OR51F2 gene encoding LOW QUALITY PROTEIN: olfactory receptor 51F2 (The sequence of the model RefSeq protein was modified relative to this genomic sequence to represent the inferred CDS: deleted 1 base in 1 codon) encodes MLVLNNSNAQPLIFFLTGIPGLKATQGWISIPFCLLYVVALSGNSMILFVVLCEQSLHKPMYCFLSMLSVTDLSLSLCTLSTTFGVFWFEAQEISLNTCIAQMFFLHGFTFIESGVLLAMAFDRFVTICDPLRYTTIFTNARIAKIGISMLIRNVAVRLPVVVFVKRLSFCSSMVLLHSYCYHVDLIQLSCTDNRINSILGLFALFSTTGFDCPCILLSYILIIRSVLSIASSEERQKAFNTCTSHISAVAIFYIPLISLSLVHHYGHSAPPFVHTIMANVFLLIPPVLNPIIYSVKTKQIRKAVIKVLIQKQFQI; translated from the exons ATGTTGGTCCTCAATAATAGCAATGCTCAGCCTCTGATCTTTTTCCTGACTGGCATTCCAGGCCTCAAAGCCACCCAG GGCTGGATCTCTATCCCTTTTTGTCTCCTGTATGTTGTCGCCCTCTCTGGAAATAGCATGATCCTGTTTGTGGTCCTCTGTGAACAGAGCCTCCATAAGCCTATGTATTGTTTCCTCTCTATGCTTTCAGTCACAGACCTGAGCTTGTCCCTGTGCACACTTTCTACTACCTTTGGTGTCTTCTGGTTTGAAGCCCAAGAAATCAGCCTAAATACCTGCATTGCTCAGATGTTCTTTCTACATGGATTTACTTTCATAGAGTCTGGGGTTCTACTAGCCATGGCCTTTGATCGTTTTGTGACCATCTGTGACCCACTGAGATACACTACCATTTTTACCAATGCCCGAATTGCCAAGATTGGGATAAGCATGTTGATAAGAAATGTTGCCGTCAGGTTGCCAGTTGTGGTCTTTGTGAAGAGGTTGTCCTTCTGCAGTTCTATGGTCCTTTTACATTCTTACTGCTACCATGTTGATCTCATCCAACTCTCCTGCACAGACAACAGGATCAACAGCATCCTTGGTCTGTTTGCGCTTTTCTCCACTACAGGGTTTGACTGCCCTTGTATCCTGCTCTCCTATATCCTGATCATTCGATCTGTCCTCAGCATCGCTTCCTCAGAGGAGAGGCAGAAAGCCTTCAACACCTGCACATCCCACATCAGTGCTGTTGCCATCTTCTACATCCCTCTCATCAGTTTGTCTCTTGTCCATCACTATGGCCATTCAGCACCTCCATTTGTCCACACCATCATGGCCAATGTATTTCTGCTAATCCCTCCTGTGCTCAACCCTATTATCTACAGTGTGAAGACTAAGCAGATTCGAAAGGCCGTTATCAAGGTCTTAATTCAGAAGCAGTTTCAAATCTAA
- the OR51S1 gene encoding olfactory receptor 51S1 — protein MSTLLTQTAPNSSTSMAPTFLLVGMPGLSGVPSWWTMPLIAVYLLSALGNGTILWIIALEPALHRPMHFFLFLLSVSDIGLVTALMPTLLGLALADVHTVPASACLLQMFFVHVFSVMESSVLLAMSIDRALAICRPLHYSALLTNGVISKISVAIAFRCLGLHLPLPFLLACMPYCRPQVLTHSYCLHPDVARLACPGAWGAAYSLSVVLSVMGLDPLLIFFSYGLIGKVLQGVESREDRWKAGQTCVAHLSAVLLFYIPMILLALISHLELPITQHTHTLLSYVHFLLPPLINPILYSVKMKEIRERILNRLQPRKMGCAQ, from the coding sequence ATGTCAACATTACTAACTCAGACAGCCCCAAATAGCAGCACTTCAATGGCCCCCACCTTCTTGCTTGTGGGCATGCCAGGCCTATCAGGTGTACCCTCCTGGTGGACAATGCCCCTCATTGCTGTCTACCTTCTCTCTGCACTGGGAAATGGTACCATCCTCTGGATCATTGCCCTGGAGCCTGCCCTGCACCGCCCAATGCACTTCTTCCTCTTCTTGCTTAGTGTGTCTGATATTGGCTTGGTTACCGCCCTGATGCCCACACTGCTGGGCCTTGCCCTTGCTGATGTTCACACtgtccctgcctcagcctgccttcTACAGATGTTTTTTGTCCATGTCTTCTCTGTCATGGAGTCCTCTGTCTTGCTTGCCATGTCCATTGATCGGGCACTGGCCATCTGCCGACCTCTCCACTATTCAGCTCTCCTCACCAATGGTGTAATTAGCAAAATCAGCGTGGCCATTGCTTTTAGATGCCTGGGTCTCCATCTGCCCCTGCCATTTCTGCTGGCCTGCATGCCCTACTGCCGCCCACAGGTCCTAACCCATTCTTATTGCTTGCATCCAGATGTGGCTCGTTTGGCCTGCCCAGGAGCTTGGGGTGCAGCCTATAGCCTATCTGTGGTTCTTTCAGTCATGGGTTTGGACCCCctgctgattttcttttcctatggCCTGATTGGCAAGGTGTTGCAAGGTGTGGAGTCAAGGGAAGATCGCTGGAAGGCTGGTCAAACCTGTGTTGCCCACCTTTCTGCCGTGCTCCTCTTCTATATTCCTATGATCCTCCTGGCACTGATTAGCCATCTTGAGCTGCCAATCACTCAGCATACCCATACTCTTCTCTCCTATGtccatttccttcttcctccattGATAAACCCTATTCTCTATAGTGTCAAGATGAAGGAGATTAGAGAAAGAATACTCAATAGGTTGCAGCCCAGGAAGATGGGTTGTGCTCAGTGA